A part of Streptomyces sp. DSM 40750 genomic DNA contains:
- a CDS encoding NAD(P)-dependent alcohol dehydrogenase — protein sequence MKAVRLHQYDHQPELDEVPDPVISSPLDVIVKIGGAGVCRTDLHIIEGQWEAKSGVSLPYVQGHENAGWVAEVGSAVTSVAPGDPVILHPLVTCGLCAACRRGDDVHCAASAFPGIDADGGFAEYLRTNARAVVPLAPGLAPADVAALADAGLTAYHAAKKAARTLAPGAKAVVIGAGGLGHIGIQVLRALTPAELIVVDRSAQALKLAETLGAHHTVVADGSQVDQVAALTGGQGAEAVLDFVGEGGALEDGVRMLRRAGDYYVIGYGGTLSVPTIDIISTEINFIGNLVGSYTDLVELMDLAARGLVTLHTVTYPLDDFDRALDDLNQGRVRGRAVLVP from the coding sequence ATGAAAGCCGTACGACTGCACCAGTACGACCACCAGCCCGAGCTCGACGAGGTGCCCGACCCGGTGATCTCCTCACCGCTGGACGTGATCGTGAAGATCGGCGGCGCCGGCGTGTGCCGTACCGACCTGCACATCATCGAGGGCCAGTGGGAGGCCAAGAGCGGGGTGAGCCTGCCGTACGTCCAGGGGCACGAGAACGCGGGCTGGGTCGCGGAGGTCGGATCCGCCGTCACCTCGGTCGCTCCCGGCGACCCGGTGATCCTGCATCCGCTCGTCACCTGCGGACTGTGCGCCGCCTGCCGGCGCGGTGACGACGTGCACTGCGCGGCGAGCGCCTTCCCCGGCATCGACGCGGACGGCGGGTTCGCCGAGTACCTGCGCACCAACGCCCGCGCGGTCGTCCCGCTCGCCCCGGGCCTCGCCCCGGCCGACGTGGCCGCGCTGGCCGACGCGGGCCTGACGGCGTACCACGCGGCGAAGAAGGCGGCCCGCACGCTCGCTCCGGGCGCCAAGGCCGTGGTGATCGGTGCGGGCGGGCTCGGACACATCGGCATCCAGGTGCTGCGGGCGCTCACCCCCGCCGAGCTGATCGTCGTCGACCGGTCGGCGCAGGCACTGAAGCTCGCCGAGACGCTCGGCGCGCACCACACCGTCGTCGCCGACGGCAGCCAGGTCGACCAGGTCGCCGCGCTCACCGGAGGGCAGGGCGCCGAGGCCGTGCTCGACTTCGTCGGCGAGGGCGGCGCCCTGGAGGACGGTGTACGGATGCTGCGCCGGGCCGGCGACTACTACGTGATCGGTTACGGCGGAACCCTGTCCGTGCCGACCATCGACATCATCTCCACCGAGATCAACTTCATCGGAAACCTGGTCGGCTCCTACACCGACCTGGTGGAACTGATGGACCTCGCGGCACGCGGACTGGTCACCCTCCACACCGTCACCTACCCGCTGGACGACTTCGACCGGGCCCTGGACGACCTGAATCAGGGCCGGGTGCGCGGACGCGCCGTCCTCGTGCCCTGA
- the groL gene encoding chaperonin GroEL (60 kDa chaperone family; promotes refolding of misfolded polypeptides especially under stressful conditions; forms two stacked rings of heptamers to form a barrel-shaped 14mer; ends can be capped by GroES; misfolded proteins enter the barrel where they are refolded when GroES binds), with product MAKELRFNAEARALLESGVNALADAVRVTLGPKGRNAVLEKLTGPPTITNDGVTIAREIQLKNPFANMGAQLVKEVATRTNGDVGDGTTTATVLAQAIVREGLRAVNDGANPVLLKNGIEAAVAAAVDSLTTQSRPVRTDGELVRVAALSANNDPAIGEAIAQAVARVGRTGVVTVEESSAFGISVEYAEGLEFDSGWISPYMVTDQGRMEAVLENPYLLYCDTKITKVQELMPVLELVMRTGSPLVVIAENVDGPALGMLVTNAAHGTFRSLAVRAPGFGFRRIAELEDMAALTGGRVITGTAGRTLESATLDDLGRAEKVIATERSTAVLGGAGGDERVAERIENLKTELERATNEHDRDKLGERIAKLSGGVAVIRVGAASGVELKEKQMRLEDSLAATRAAAEEGVVAGGGAALLHARADIAALDGPEPGRGDEDAAVGRAIVAKALAEPLRWIAINAGLDPDEAEAKVATLPVGSGLDALRGDYADLHQRGIIDPVKVTRSALLSAASIAALLLTTETLIVEEIIGNPGSIHSPEIGDLAEGLPRPSNIP from the coding sequence ATGGCGAAGGAACTGCGCTTCAATGCCGAAGCGCGCGCACTGCTGGAGAGCGGGGTGAACGCGCTGGCCGACGCCGTGCGTGTCACCCTCGGTCCGAAGGGCCGTAACGCGGTCCTGGAGAAGCTGACCGGGCCGCCCACCATCACCAACGACGGCGTCACCATCGCCCGCGAGATCCAGCTCAAGAACCCCTTCGCCAACATGGGCGCCCAGCTCGTGAAGGAGGTGGCCACCCGCACCAACGGGGACGTCGGCGACGGCACCACCACCGCCACCGTGCTCGCCCAGGCGATCGTCCGCGAGGGGCTGAGGGCGGTCAACGACGGTGCCAATCCGGTGCTGTTGAAGAACGGCATCGAGGCCGCCGTGGCGGCCGCCGTCGACTCCCTGACCACCCAGTCGCGACCGGTCCGCACCGACGGCGAACTCGTCCGGGTGGCCGCCCTGTCCGCCAACAACGACCCCGCCATCGGCGAGGCCATCGCCCAGGCCGTGGCCCGCGTCGGCCGCACCGGCGTCGTGACGGTGGAGGAGTCGTCCGCCTTCGGAATCAGCGTCGAGTACGCCGAGGGCCTTGAGTTCGACAGCGGCTGGATCTCCCCGTACATGGTCACCGACCAAGGACGCATGGAAGCCGTCCTGGAGAACCCGTACCTCCTCTACTGCGACACCAAGATCACCAAGGTGCAGGAGCTGATGCCCGTCCTTGAGCTGGTGATGCGCACCGGCTCCCCGCTGGTCGTCATCGCCGAGAACGTCGACGGGCCCGCGCTCGGCATGCTCGTCACCAACGCGGCGCACGGCACCTTCCGTTCACTCGCGGTACGCGCCCCCGGCTTCGGCTTCCGGCGCATCGCCGAACTGGAGGACATGGCCGCGCTCACCGGTGGCCGGGTCATCACCGGCACCGCGGGCCGCACCCTGGAGAGCGCCACCCTCGACGACCTGGGACGCGCCGAGAAGGTCATCGCCACCGAACGCTCCACCGCCGTCCTCGGCGGGGCCGGCGGCGACGAGCGGGTGGCCGAACGCATCGAGAACCTCAAGACCGAGCTGGAGCGCGCCACCAACGAGCACGACCGGGACAAGCTCGGCGAACGCATCGCGAAACTCTCCGGCGGCGTCGCCGTCATCCGCGTCGGCGCCGCGAGCGGCGTCGAGCTCAAGGAGAAGCAGATGCGCCTGGAGGACTCGCTCGCCGCCACCCGGGCGGCGGCCGAGGAGGGCGTGGTGGCGGGCGGCGGCGCGGCGCTGCTGCACGCCCGGGCCGACATCGCCGCCCTCGACGGGCCCGAACCCGGCCGGGGCGACGAGGACGCCGCGGTGGGCCGCGCCATCGTCGCCAAGGCGCTCGCCGAACCGCTGCGCTGGATCGCCATCAACGCCGGTCTCGACCCCGACGAGGCGGAGGCCAAGGTGGCCACGCTGCCCGTCGGCAGCGGCCTGGACGCCCTGCGCGGCGACTACGCCGACCTGCACCAGCGCGGGATCATCGACCCGGTCAAGGTCACCCGCAGCGCGCTGCTCAGCGCCGCGTCCATCGCCGCCCTGCTGCTCACCACCGAGACGCTGATCGTCGAGGAGATCATCGGCAATCCCGGCTCCATCCACTCCCCGGAGATCGGCGACCTAGCCGAGGGACTGCCGCGGCCGTCCAACATCCCGTAG
- a CDS encoding putative quinol monooxygenase, with amino-acid sequence MIFIAVRFTVRPEYRDQWLDRVADFTAATRAEPGNLFFEWSVDTAAPGRFVLLEAFASQEAGVEHVDSDHFKAAMAWMPDVVAVTPDIINVETEGRGWSRMAEITPRK; translated from the coding sequence ATGATCTTCATCGCCGTACGATTCACCGTCCGCCCGGAATACCGCGACCAGTGGCTCGACCGCGTGGCCGACTTCACCGCCGCCACCCGGGCCGAGCCCGGCAACCTCTTCTTCGAGTGGTCCGTCGACACCGCCGCCCCGGGCCGCTTCGTCCTCCTGGAGGCGTTCGCCTCCCAGGAGGCGGGCGTCGAACACGTCGACTCCGACCACTTCAAGGCGGCGATGGCCTGGATGCCGGACGTGGTGGCTGTGACGCCCGACATCATCAACGTCGAGACGGAGGGGCGGGGATGGTCGCGGATGGCGGAGATCACGCCACGGAAGTGA
- a CDS encoding metal ABC transporter substrate-binding protein, whose amino-acid sequence MPKRFARSAWIACATTMVFLLAACGIGNASTGRAERPVVLTTFTVLADIASHVAGDHLRVESITKAGAEIHGYEPTPDDIKKAAGADLIIDNGLHLEAWFGQFVAEIDVPHAVVSEGVTPIDIAEDAYRGRANPHAWMSPLNVRIYVDNMVKAFSDLDPDNTAAFKANGTRYKRQLQRLHDELVGALSRLPDNERALVTCEGAFSYLARDAGLTERYIWAVNAEQQATPQQITRTIDFVEQHKVPAVFCESTVSDAPMRQVASASGARFGGVLYVDSLSGPDGPVPTYLDLIRHDADTIVTALTGTAR is encoded by the coding sequence ATGCCGAAGAGATTCGCCCGCAGCGCCTGGATCGCCTGTGCGACGACGATGGTGTTCCTGCTGGCCGCGTGCGGGATCGGGAACGCGAGTACGGGCCGTGCCGAGCGGCCGGTCGTCCTGACGACGTTCACGGTCCTGGCCGACATCGCCTCCCACGTCGCGGGAGACCACCTCCGGGTGGAGTCCATCACCAAGGCCGGTGCGGAGATCCACGGGTACGAGCCCACACCGGACGACATCAAGAAGGCGGCCGGAGCGGATCTGATCATCGACAACGGCCTGCACCTGGAAGCGTGGTTCGGGCAGTTCGTGGCCGAAATCGACGTGCCGCACGCGGTGGTCAGCGAAGGAGTCACGCCGATCGACATCGCCGAGGACGCCTACCGGGGGCGGGCCAATCCGCACGCGTGGATGTCACCGCTGAACGTGCGGATCTACGTGGACAACATGGTGAAGGCGTTCAGCGACCTGGACCCGGACAACACGGCCGCGTTCAAGGCCAACGGCACGCGCTACAAGCGACAGCTGCAACGGCTTCATGACGAACTGGTGGGTGCGCTGAGCCGCCTGCCGGACAACGAACGTGCACTGGTCACCTGTGAGGGCGCCTTCTCCTACCTGGCACGCGACGCGGGCCTGACCGAACGGTACATCTGGGCCGTCAACGCCGAGCAACAGGCCACTCCGCAGCAGATCACCCGCACGATCGACTTCGTCGAACAGCACAAGGTCCCCGCGGTGTTCTGCGAGTCCACCGTGTCCGACGCCCCGATGCGCCAGGTCGCCTCGGCCAGCGGCGCGCGATTCGGCGGTGTGCTCTACGTCGACTCGCTTTCCGGACCGGACGGTCCCGTGCCCACCTACCTCGACCTGATCCGCCACGACGCGGACACCATCGTCACCGCGCTGACCGGGACCGCCCGATGA